The Deltaproteobacteria bacterium DNA segment GCCATAGGGATAACTCCCAGTTCCCGGACCTTGCTTCCTGACATGAGGACCAGGGCCGCAGCCCCGTCACTGATCTTGGAGGCGTTCCCGGCCGTCACTGTCCCGTCCTTTTTAAAGGCCGGTTTTAAAGCGGAGAGGGCCTCCAGACTGGTTTCCCGAAGTATTTCATCCTGGTCAAAAATCAACGGTTCTTTCCCTTTACGGGGGATGGAGATAGGCATTATTTCTTCTTTAAATTTCCCATCGGCCCTGGCCTTAAGGCCCTTCTGATAGGAATTAAAGGCAAATAGGTCCTGATCTTCCCTGGTTACCCCATATTTCTCGGCACAGTACTCGGCGCTGACCCCCATCAGAAAATCATTATTAATATCCCTCAAGCCGTCATGATCCAGGGAGTCGATCAAAACCCCGTTGCCCATCCGATAGCCGGTCCGGGCCTTTTCCAGATAAAAAGGGGCCCGGCTCATATTCTCCAGTCCGCCGGCCACCACCACTTCGGCATCCTTCAGGGCAATGGCCTGGGCGGCTAACATAACGGATTTTAAGCCTGAACCACAGACCTTATTGACTGTAATGGCCCCCACCTCATAAGGAAGCCCGGCCTTGAGCATGGCCTGACGGCCCGGATTTTGCCCCAGACCAGCCGGAAGGACATTGCCCATAATGACCTCATCCACCTGCTCATTAGTCAATCCGGCCCGGCGGATGGTCTCGGTGATGACCATTGCCCCCAATTCGGTGGCCAAAAAAGGGCTCAAACTCCCATTAAAAGACCCTAAAGGCGTCCTGACTGCGCTGACGATAAAGACCTCTTCCATCATCATTCTACTCCTGCGGAAAAATTAGGTTATAGGCAAGATACAGGATTCACTTTTTAGCACCTGCAACATGAAACTTGCAACTTGCAGCTCTCTCTTCAACTGACCCTAGATTCCCTCTTTTCGAACTAAGCGTTCATGCCAATAATTAGGTACCACGACGTATCAAAAAAGGTTTTCGCCGAACGCCGAACTCTGAGCGACGAACGTTATTTTCGTCCTTACCTTATCGGGTTTTAGGCCAATTTGTCAATTCTTTTGTGACTAAAATCACTTAATATTTTTTGGTTTTTTCTTCCAGGGGTATAGAAAGGAATAGGGATCCATTATTTATAAATCAGTGACGGGAACCAGAGCGTCAGCGGCGGCCAATAACAGGCGATCATAAGCACGGTGATGGCCACAACGGCCAGGGGCATCACCGCCCGGGCCACCTGTCCCAGCGGCAGCCCGGAGATCCCGCAGGCCACGAACAGGCAGATGCCCACCGGGGGGGTCAACATGCCGATAGCCAGGTTGACGACCATGAGCACCCCGAACTGGATGGGGTCCACCCCCATCTGGGGGGTAATGATCGCCAGGACCGGTACCAGCAGGATCAGGGCGGCCGTCGTCTCCATGACGCAGCCCACGATCAAGAGCCCGGTCATGACCAGCAGCAGCAGGCCCCAAGGGGGGAGCGCCAGGGACTGGATGGCATTTTGCAACAGCACCGGGGTCTGCTTCATGGCCAAAAGCCAGGTAAACATCTTGGCCATGGCGATGATGAAGAGGATGGTGGCGGCCACGATCTGGGAGCGGATAATGAGGGCAGGCATGTCCTTCCATTTGATCCTTTGGTTGACGGCCATGGCCACAAACAAGGCATAGAAGACCGCCAGGGCGGCCGCTTCAGTCACCGTGACAATGCCGAACAGGATCCCGCCCAGGACGATGACCGGCGCACCCAGGGACCAGAAGGCCTCTTTGAATGCGATCCCAATCTTTTTCAAAGAAAAGGGATTACGGGTCCCCCACTGGTGGCGCCAGGCCAGCCAGACGGATAGGGCCATGAAGCTGAGACCGAAGAGGATCCCCACCATCATGCCCCCGGCGAAAAGTTTGGCGATGGAGACATTGGTCAGGAAACCGAAAATGACCATGGGGATGGAAGGGGGGATGATAACGCCGATAGAGCCGCCGGCCGCCACCAGGGCCGCCGAGAAGGCCGGCGGATAGCCCTGGCGGATCATGGCCGGTATGGCGATGGCCCCCAGGGCGGCCGTGTCGGCCGCGGCCGAACCGGAGATACCGGCGAAGAACATAGAGGCCACCACCACGGCACAAGCCAGCCCGCCCCGCACCCAACCCACCAGGCTGTCCGAGAAATCGATAAGCTGGCGGGAAATCCCGCCGGTCTCCATGATCGACCCGGCCAGCATGAAAAGGGGTATGGCCAAAAGATCGAAGGAATCCACGCCGGCGAAAAGCAGTTGGATGATCGTCTGACCCAGTGCCGACAGATGAACGCTGGCGGGAAAGACCCCGGGTGCCAGCATGAAGCCGATGGCCGGCAGGCCGATGGCCAGGGCAATGGGCAGCCCCAGGGCGATCAGCAGGAACAAAGCCCCGAACAGAAGGACAATGATCATAATTTAGTTTCTCCCGATTTGAAGATGTCCGCCAGCACGTGGATGACGAAGATGACAGCCCCAATCGGTATCACCGCAAAGGGGAGCGACATGGGAAGCGGTACAGAGGACCAGGCTTGTTCCCAGGTCTTTAAGGTGTAGCCGGCCCCGAACCAGGCGATTAGCAAAAAGCAGGCCAGGGTCAACCCCTGCAGGCAGACTATGATGGCCCGCTGAATGACCGGTCCCAGGCTATGACCAAACCCTTTCAAACCGATAAAGTTCGTTCGTTTGTAAGCCACCGTTCCACCCAGAAAGGTGATGGCCACCAGGAGATACCGGCTTACTTCCTCGGACCAGCCCAGGGAGTTACCGGCATACCGGGAGACCACCTGGGCGAATAAAATAAGGCAAATAATCGCCCCTATAACAAAAAGGACTTTTTCCACCACTGCATTAATGGCCGAACTTAATCGCTGTAATACCAGCATAGGCTACTCCTGCCTGTTTGGGATAATGATGGGGCTATAGGGCTATAGGCTATAGGCTATGGGCTATGGGCCAGGTTTTTTTAATGCCTTTCGCCTATAGCCCCTTGCCTATCGCCCGTAGTTACTACTTCACCGTCTGCAGGATCTGATCCACCAGCTTCCTGGTGTCGCCCGTCACCGAGTTGATGACCGGGGCCGTGGCCTTGCGGAAGGCCGCCAAATCGGGCTTGTCCTCCACCAGCATCCCGGCCGTTTTGAGTTCGGCTAATTGTTTGGCCTCGTTGCCCCGGATGAACTGGCGTCCTTGAAGGGCCGCTGCCCGGGCATTGTCCGTAATCACCTTGCGTTCCTGGGGAGACAACCCGTCCAGAAAGGACTTGCTGGCCAGGAAGACCAGGGCCGAATAGACATGCCGTGTCAGGGTCAAATATTTCTGACCGGCCTCGTGGAGCTTGGCGGCATGGATTACGGCGATGGGATTCTCCTGGCCGTCGATGACCCCCTGTTGAAGCTGTGTAAAGATGGGCCAGGCCATGGGCGTCGGGTTGGCCCCTATGGCCCGCCAGATCGCCAAATGAGTAGGAGCCTCCATGGTTCTGATTTTCAGCCCTTTAAGGTCCTCGGGCATCTTCACGGAACGTTTGGAATTGGTGACGTTGCGGAATCCGTTGTCCAGGAAAGCCAGGGCCACAAACCCGGATTTCTCGAATTTCCTGGCCAGATCCTGACCGACCGGTCCGTCCAGCACCTTATCGGCTGCATCGTAGGAGGGGAAAACGAAAGGCATTTCCAGGGCCTTGATTTCCGGCACGAAGGCCTCGATGGGCCCGGTGGTGCAGACCGCCATCTGGGTGGTGCCCAACTGAATCTGCTGAAGCACCTGGGTCTCGCTGCCCAAAACGGCCGAGTGGTGGACCATCACACTGATCTTACCAGGCAGGGCCTTTTCCACACTCTGTTTGAACCAGTTGGCCGCCCTCGTGTGGACGAAATCCGGATTGACGACTACAGCAACGTTGATCTGGGTTTTAGCCGCTGCCGATCCGGCGAAGACCGCCAAACCTAAGCTGAATAAAATTACCATCATTCGTAAACGCATTGTGTTTCCTCCTTCTTTTTTTTATTTCGTTATTCTCTTCCTGTTGGTTTGGGACGCCATCCCTTGCCGGTCGTCCATCCTCCGGAAGCATAAGGTTTCAATATCCTTCAAGCCGGCATAATAGGCTCTAAACACCTCGACCTGTCCTATTGATTCAGAGTTATAGGATGGTTGGATAGGACATTCCTCTTGGGTCGTAAAAGGAGTGTGTATGGTCCCGATTGGTTCTATCTTCATGAGATTGTCCAAGGTTAAGCTATTCAATGGTCTCCGTATAACCCCCTATACGGATTCACTTACAGACGGCACCTTCTTTGCTGGAAGAAACCAATTTAATGTACTTGGACAGGTACCCGTTTTTGATTTTGGGGTCGGGACGGTTCCATTCATTTTTTCTTTTAACCAGCTCCTGTTGTTCAACCTGCAGGTCAAGGGTTCTCTCCTCGAGGTCATATTTAATCAAATCACCCTCCTGAATCAAGGCTATGGGGCCTCCTTCATAAGCCTCCGGCGCTACGTGACCTATACAGTTGCCCCGAGTGCCTCCGGAAAATCTCCCGTCAGTAAGCAGGGCCACCTCGTCCCGTAAACCAAGACCGACCAAAGCGGCGGTTGTCGCCAGCATTTCACGCATACCAGGCCCTCCCTTGGGACCTTCATACCGGATAACAATGAAGTCCCCAGGTTTGATGCCATTGTTCAAAACCTCTGCCATGACCGCCTCTTCTGAATCAAAAACCCTTGCCCGACCTTCAAATTTTCGCATATTTTCGTTCATCGCCGATGCTTTGACTACGGCGCCGTCAGGGGCCAGGTTCCCAAACAAAATAGCGATGCCGCCTTCTGGGCTGATCGGGTCATCCAGAGACCTGATCACCTCAGGGTCACCCACCCGGCCCTCACCGGCCAATTCCAGCACGGTCTTGCCCGAAACGGTGATATTATCCTTTAAAAGCGGCTTAATGACGTTCATCACGGCAGGTATACCGCCGGCATACTCCAGGTCCTCCATGGTATAATCCCCCGATGGCTGAATACCGCACAAGTAAGGGGCATTGGCGTTAATTTTCATGAAGTCGTCGTAGGTTAATTCGATTCCTCCCTCATAAGCGATCGCAGGCAGGTGCAGCACCGTATTAGTCGACCCTCCCAGGGCCATGTCCAAATAAATGGCGTTTTCAAAGGCATTTTTATTTAAAATTTTCTTGATCGTTATTCCGCTTTTCACCAGATCAACGATTCTTTCCCCACTTTCAAAAGCTATTCGCTTTTTCTTGGCCGATACGGCCAGAGACGTCCCGCACTCCTTCAGGGAAACTCCCATGGCTTCACATAAACAGGCCATCGTATTCGCCGTATAAAGCCCCTGGCACGCTCCAACCCCAGGACAGGCCTCCATTTGGAAGCAATTTAATTCTTCTTCACTTATCTTCCCGGCCCGGAATGATCCAACGGCTTCAAAGGTGTTTTTAACCAGAGTCAATTTCCTTCCCTGGTAACGTCCAGTCATCATCGGACCAGCACTTACAACAATGGCCGGGATATCCAATCTCATGGCCCCCATCAGCATTCCCGGGGTGATTTTATCGCAGTTGGTCAGCAAAACCAGGCCGTCCAATGCATGGGCCACGGCCACCGATTCTATCGAGTCGGCGATTAATTCGCGGGAAGGCAAGGAATAATGCATGCCGATGTGACCCATTGTAATGCCGTCACACAATGCCGGGATGCCGAATATAAATGAATATCCACCGCCGGAGTGAATCCCTTTTTCAACATATCTCTCGAGATTACGCATGTCCGCATGCCCCGGAACCAGATCGGTAAAACCGCTGGCTATGCCTATAAAAGGCTTCTCCAGGGCCTCTTTGGTTATCCCTGTTGCATGCAACAGCGCTCGCTGCCCCGTATTACCAAACCCTTTTTTGATTTTGTCGCTGATCATGATAAGACATACCTCCGCATTAGATTCTAAAACTCACAATTTGCCAATTTATCCCTGACTTCCTGACGGTTACGGTATATTGCGTTCGTTGCTGGTTGCTCGACAAAACGAGAAACGAGTAACCAGTAACAAAGAAATGTCAAATAGGGTTGATTAGATTCTTGATTCACACAGGTATTTCTCAATTACACCTCCCCCGCCATCAATGAAGCGCCACCCCGCCGAGAGAGCCTTTTGGTTTGTTTCCAGGAGGTGTTGTTTGGATGGTCCCAAATAATTGCCAATCGCCTCTTGGGCAGCATCAAGAGATACCGTGTTGCTTACGGCAATGTAAGCGCCAAGCATAACAATATTACCTGCCCGCCTCAGACCTATTTCCTGTGCTATATCATCTGCCGGAACACGATGTACTGGGAGTTCAAACTGCTTAACCTCAGTCGGAATCATACATGAATTCAGGATTACCAGAGTTCCCGCCCCAAACTGTGGCTCAAATTTAACCAGAGAAGGTTCATTAAAAATCAGGGCTACGGAGATCTTTTCCGCCAGAGGAGAGCCAATAGGCCGATCGGAAAGGGTGATAACACAAGAGGCAGTACCGCCACGCTGCTCGGGGCCGTAGGAAGGCATCCAGGTCACTTTTTTCCCTTCACGAGTGGCTGCCAGGGCCAGGATTTGTCCGCAAGTTAACACCCCTTGCCCGCCGAAGCCGGCGATCAAAACCTGATGGACCATAATGGTTTCACGCTCCTTTTCCTTTTTCGGTTACTCCCGGGAAGCCGTGCTGTTATCTACAAGGCTGCTGATGGGGCCATCATTTCCGTATCTTTAAAAACTCCCAACGGATAATATTTGATCATTTCTTTCTCAAGCCATTGTAAAGCGGTCAGGGGCTCCATCCCCCAATTGGTAGGGCAGGCCGCCAGTATCTCGACCATAGAAAAACCCAGACCCAGTTTTTGGCACTGGAAAGCCTTCCTGATGCTTTTTTTGGCCTTAATGACTGCACCGGGATTATGAATCGCCACTCGTGTTATATAGGAAGGTCCATCCAGGACCGCCAATATCTCGGCCATTTTTAATGGATATCCGGCCTGGCCCACATCCCGTCCCTTGGGCGAGGTCGTGGTTTTTTGGCCGGGCAAAGTCGTGGGGGCCATTTGCCCTCCGGTCATTCCGTAGTTGGCATTGTTGATAAAAATAACGGTAAAATTCTCCCCGCGCCCGGCCGCGTGAACGATTTCTGCCAACCCGATGGAGGCCAGGTCACCATCGCCCTGATAGGTGAACACGAAACGGTCTGGCAGGACCCGTTTGATTCCTGTGGCCACGGCCGGCGCTCTTCCATGGGCCGCTTCTTGTATGTCCAAATCTAAATAGTTATAAATCAGGATTGAACATCCCACAGAGGCCACACCAACTGTTTTTTCCCGTAAGCCGAGTTCGTCAATTACTTCAGCCACCAGGCGGTGGGCCACACCATGGCCGCAACCCGGACAATAATGAAATCTGACCGGCGTCAATATTTTCGGTCTGACCAATAATGGTTTAATCATCCCCCGTTGCCCCCCATGATTCGCATGATTTCGACCTCGATTTCCAGGGCCGAAACTACAATTCCGCCCATCCTCCCGTAAAAGCCGATCTCCCGGCCGGGCAAGGCCAGTCGCACGTCTTCCAGCATCTGGCCGGCATTCATTTCCACAGTCACCAGATGTCTTACCCTTTCGGCAGCTTCCTTTAACGAAGCGGAAGGAAAAGGCCACAAAGTTACAGGCCGGAATAATCCGACCCGCAGGCCTTTCTCCCTTAAATGGTCTACAGCCGTGCGCCCCACCCGTGCGCAGATACCAAAAGCAATAATCAATACCTCTGCGTCTTCAAGATGGTAGCCTTCGAAACGGACTTCCTTTGCGCTTAATCGTTTAAATTTAGCCTGAAGGTGTAAATTGTGGGATTCCAATTCACCGGAATCCAGGTAAAGGGTTTTTATCAACCGTCTTGGACGATGTTGACAGCCATCGGTAATCCAGGGTTTCATATACTCATGGGTTATCTCTTCCGGTAATAAGACGGGTTCCATCATCTGTCCCAATACACCATCCGTAAGCAGTATGACAGGAGTACGGTATTGTTCAGCCATATCGAAAGAATTGTAAACCAGGTCTACCATCTCCTGGATGGAAACCGGAGACAGGACCGGCAGGCGGTAATCGCCGTGGCCGCCGCCCCGGGTGGCCTGGGTGTAATCCCCCTGAGACGGCTGAATAGTGCCCAAACCCGGTCCGCCCCGCATCACATTAACAATCACGCAGGGAAGTTCAGCCGATGCCAGGAAAGAAATTCCTTCTTGTTTAAGACTGATGCCGGGTCCGGACGAAGAGGTCATGGCACGTCCCCCGGCACCGGCTGCCCCATAGACCATGTTCACGGCCGCCAGTTCACTTTCCGCCTGCAGGAATGTGCCGCCGACTTCAGGCAGACGTCGGGCGAGGTATTCCATAAGCTCGGACTGGGGTGTTATGGGATAACCGAAATAATACCGGCATCCGGCCCGTAATGCCGCTTCCCCTATGGCTTCATTGCCTTTCAACATTACCTGATCCATGGCACTCCACCTCCCGGCTGAAGTTAAAAACCACATCCGGACACATCAAAAAGCATTGCAAACAACCCCGGCAGGCCTTCTCATCAGATAATTCCACCACCGGGTAGCCGAAAGAATTTAATTTTTCCGCCCAAATCAGCGTTTTCTCCGGACAAAAAGCCATGCAAATTCCGCAACCCTTGCAATATTCCGCCTGAATCACTGCCCTGAATCTTCCGTCTTTTTTTTTCAATGGAAAGAATTCTTGATTAACCGGCATAATTGATCTCCGTTTTGATTTACATTTTCTTAAAAACCTGGATTCCCAATAAAGACGTTCGGGAATGACGGGAAAGGAGTGCTATCATGATAAATCAACTGCCCCATAGGAGCCACTTCTTCCGGGCAAGCATAGATCCTCCTTTTCTTCCGTGCCTGGGTTTCACCGAAGCAATGGCAGCGGCTTATTACGGGAGCAACTTCTATGCCAGTATCATGGCCAGTTGGTTGAAGTCGAGGGCCAAGAATCGACTAAATGGATATCGTTTTCAATCCGATCTAAGGTGGGACTAGAGGACTAAATTGTTATAGATTTTTTAATTCCGCATTCCGAAATCCAAAATCTGAAATTGGAAAGAGTCAGAGGAAGGAAGGATGGGGATTCAGTCTGCAGAAAATTGCATGATCCCTGCACGATTCTGCATGCAACAAAATGCAATCGAAAAGGTTTTGTTTAACGGTTCAGGATGATCCGATTTGATATTTTTCTAATTTATTATAGAGGTTCCTTATGGAAATGCCCAATTTTCTTGAACAATCAGTCTTATTGCCATTGGACTCGGCCAACATTCTCATAATGTGTTGTTTCTCTATCCCGGATAAAACCGATCTCAACTCCTGCCTTAGTCCCTCGTCCTCCTTCGTCAGCGGTTGGCCCTGGTCATTCAAGGATTTTTCCGGAGACGGGCCGATTGGAAATTCCAGATTCGGAAGATGTTCCCTCATGATGATTGAATCACTGAACTGCATCTTAATAATGCATTGAGCCAAAACATTTTCCAGTTCTCGAATATTGCCCTTCCACTCAACCCCTTCGAGAATCTCCATTGCCTTCGGCTCGATCAAGGTGATGTTGCGTCCGAACTGCTGATTCAATTTTCGGATGATGTGGCAGGCCAAGACCTCAATATCCCCTTTTCGATCACGAAGCGGCGGGATGTCAATAGGCATCACATTCAATCGGTAATAAAGGTCTTCCCGGAATCGGCCTTCTTTTACGGCCTTTTGCAAATCTTCATGCGTAGCGGCAATGATCCTGACATCGATGGAAACTGATTTTGACCCTCCAACGCGGACAATTTCTTTCTCTTGCAGAACACGCAACATTTTTGCCTGCACATTCATCGGTAGCTCACTGATTTCATCCAAAAAGATGGTCCCTTCGTTGGCTTCTTCAAACAGTCCCTTTTTCCCTCCACGCTTAGCGCCGGTAAAGGATCCTCCTTCATAACCAAACAGTTCGCTCTCAAATAGACTATCAACGATTGCCGCACAGTTTATGCGGATAAACTGGTGATTTTTTCGATTACTTTCGTTGTGAATGGCATGGGCAAACAGTTCCTTCCCGGTCCCCGATTCCCCTCTCAGTAAAACGGTAGCCGGTAGACGGGCGGCCCTTTTGGCCAAATTGATGGCGTTGAAAATCTGCCGGCTTTCACCCACTATGTCCTTAAAGGAGTATTTGGCCTCCAAAACCCGGATAATCCGTCTGGCCAAGGTCAGTTCTTCGGATAATCTCAGTAATTCCGAAACATCGTGAATAATGCCCACACTTCCCTTTATGTCCCCATCCACCATAATCGGGGCGGCATTGACGATGACCTCCTTTCTCTGAGGTCCTACCTTGAGATGGGCCCCGATGACCGGTTGGCCCGTCTTCAGGACCTGCATATGCACGCTTTCCCCTTCCGATATATCGGCTTCAGCCGGTTTGCCGATGATATCGGTCCCGGCAAATCCGGTCAGGCGCGTGTAGGCCGGGTTAATAATAATCCCCACACCCTTTTCATCCACAACGGATACGGCGTCCTGAGAGGCGGCAATGACGGCCTCCAATAGACTGCGCATTTTTTTTAAGGAGGTGTTCTGGTCGGCCAGGGCGGCCGTTTCGGTAATGTCCCGAAAAAAGCAGACCGCCCCGATGACTTTACCTTTACCATCGAAGACGGGTTTTCGGGTGGTCACAATCCGTATACCCTCCGAAATGAACTGCTCCTGGTTTACCTCGGCCATTCCGGTCTTCAGGACCAGATGAAGCCGGGAGTTCGGAATGGTATCGGCAGCCAGACGTCCGATGGCCTGATCCGGTGCAATTCCCATAATACGGCCGGCCGCCGTGTTGAAGTGGGAAATCGTGCCCTTACGATCGATGACCATAAACCCATCATCGATTGAGTTTATGATGGTATTCAGTAAGTGTTCCATCAATACGAAAATACGGTTCAAGGTTCAGGGTTCAAGGCTCAAGGGCCGGGAAAAACCATTTCCAGGCCTCGCGGTGCCCTCTTGGACATGAAGGCTTAGTGTCTCCTCCCGAATAAAAGGAAATGGTCATTCTCTTCCTGTTGGTTTAGGTCGCCATTCTTTACCCGCCGTCCACCCTTCGGAAGCGAAAACAATGGCATCATACTTCGGCATGTAAGGTTTTATGTCCAAAAGAGGCGTCTTGTCCAGCATATCAACCCCTTCAACGACCAGGGTATTTCCCTCCCGCCGTATCAGCCTGACCACCGACAACCCTAGGCCGTTTGGCCGACACGGATGTCTTGAAGCATAGATGCCATGTGGGGTGTCATCCAGAAAGGTGGGGCGCACCAGTTCAATTCCGCCCGAACGATCAAAGAAATACAGCAGATAGAGGTGGGAAAAGGTTTCAATGTCCTTCAAGCCGGCCTCAAACTCTCTAAACACCTCGACCTGTCCAAGGGCATTAGAGGCATAGGACGGTTGGATAGGGCATTCCTCTTTCGTGGTATAAGGCGTTTGTATGGTGCCAATTGGTTCTATGGTCATCTGATTTCCAATAAATTCGGACACAGATTTTCGCCGATACCCGTAGAAAATTATTCTTTATATTCAAAATCCTGGTGATCTACACGATCGGCCTTCTGCCGATCCGAGTTCATCTGCGTCCAAAATGCAAATTCCTATATTATTAAATTTTTTTAATTGGTTACGCCTGGCCTGGATTCCCGCCTGCGCGGGAATGACGGATTTTTACAAGATCATCAATAATAGCTTAACAAATATTTTGCAACAACTAAATTATAAGGTTTTTAATAATAAACTCCCGGTTCTGCCGGGGGTCGTTAAACCCAATTCCTGATTTAATTTTAGTTGATAAGTGCTCGGGCTTGCAGAATTTGGAGGATCTATGGGCCTATTTCCCGGAGGCCTTGGTTGGGCTGGCGACAGCCTCTCCATCCAGAACCAGGGTTCCATCCTGGTTGGTACAAGAAGTTCTTAAACGGACCCGATTTTTTTCAAGCATAATCTCAAGGACTTCGGCCCGGGCCGTGATGGAATCACCGATACGCACCGGGGCCAGAAAGTTCAATTCCTGGCTGATATAGATGCCTCCGGGGCCGGGCAGTTGGCAGCCCAGAACGGCCGAGATAAACCCTGCCAACAACATGCCATGGGCTATCCTGGTTTTGAAAAAAGTTTTTCCCGCATAGACCTCGTTGATGTGGGCCGGATTAAAATCACCGGTCACCCCGGCAAACAAATAGATATCCGATTCGGAAACAGTTTTGGTAAATTCCGCCACATCCCCTATTTTTATCTCATTAATCGTTTTTCCCTTCATCTTGAATTCTCCTTCCTTTTTGACGCAGTCAGCCATCAGCTTTTAGATTTCAGCAAGATCATTTATCTGAACGTCCCTTTTCGTCATTCCCGTGAAAACGGGAATCCAGTGCTTTTATAATTAGTTAGGTATGGCCTGGATTCCCGCCTGCGCGGGAATGACGAGTTTTTACATAGGCTCATCCTTAATGGGGTGCCTAAACCCTGATCGTTGACTGCTGAAAGCTCTATCCGGAAATATTGATTTACCGGATAAGAATCTAATTCACAGAAACATTCTGCGTGATAAACCCGACGATTTCCTCTTTGGTGGCACTGGGGCCGAAGATACCGCTGAATCCGATTTCTTTTAGTTTGGGAATGTGTTGGGGAGGGAAAATCCCGCCCATCATAAATATCACATCCTCCCTCATGTTAAATTCTTTAGCCTTATCAACCAAATCCTTGCCGAAAATCAGTTCGGCTCCACACAAAATGCTGATGCCGAT contains these protein-coding regions:
- a CDS encoding 4Fe-4S dicluster domain-containing protein; this translates as MPVNQEFFPLKKKDGRFRAVIQAEYCKGCGICMAFCPEKTLIWAEKLNSFGYPVVELSDEKACRGCLQCFLMCPDVVFNFSREVECHGSGNVERQ
- a CDS encoding sigma-54-dependent transcriptional regulator, with translation MEHLLNTIINSIDDGFMVIDRKGTISHFNTAAGRIMGIAPDQAIGRLAADTIPNSRLHLVLKTGMAEVNQEQFISEGIRIVTTRKPVFDGKGKVIGAVCFFRDITETAALADQNTSLKKMRSLLEAVIAASQDAVSVVDEKGVGIIINPAYTRLTGFAGTDIIGKPAEADISEGESVHMQVLKTGQPVIGAHLKVGPQRKEVIVNAAPIMVDGDIKGSVGIIHDVSELLRLSEELTLARRIIRVLEAKYSFKDIVGESRQIFNAINLAKRAARLPATVLLRGESGTGKELFAHAIHNESNRKNHQFIRINCAAIVDSLFESELFGYEGGSFTGAKRGGKKGLFEEANEGTIFLDEISELPMNVQAKMLRVLQEKEIVRVGGSKSVSIDVRIIAATHEDLQKAVKEGRFREDLYYRLNVMPIDIPPLRDRKGDIEVLACHIIRKLNQQFGRNITLIEPKAMEILEGVEWKGNIRELENVLAQCIIKMQFSDSIIMREHLPNLEFPIGPSPEKSLNDQGQPLTKEDEGLRQELRSVLSGIEKQHIMRMLAESNGNKTDCSRKLGISIRNLYNKLEKYQIGSS
- the tsaA gene encoding tRNA (N6-threonylcarbamoyladenosine(37)-N6)-methyltransferase TrmO → MTIEPIGTIQTPYTTKEECPIQPSYASNALGQVEVFREFEAGLKDIETFSHLYLLYFFDRSGGIELVRPTFLDDTPHGIYASRHPCRPNGLGLSVVRLIRREGNTLVVEGVDMLDKTPLLDIKPYMPKYDAIVFASEGWTAGKEWRPKPTGRE
- a CDS encoding MaoC family dehydratase produces the protein MKGKTINEIKIGDVAEFTKTVSESDIYLFAGVTGDFNPAHINEVYAGKTFFKTRIAHGMLLAGFISAVLGCQLPGPGGIYISQELNFLAPVRIGDSITARAEVLEIMLEKNRVRLRTSCTNQDGTLVLDGEAVASPTKASGK
- a CDS encoding cobalamin B12-binding domain-containing protein, producing the protein MEKKIRVLLSQPSLENHSRGIITVANMLRNAGMEVIYISNSLPDQVARTAIQEDVDAIGISILCGAELIFGKDLVDKAKEFNMREDVIFMMGGIFPPQHIPKLKEIGFSGIFGPSATKEEIVGFITQNVSVN